ACCAACAGATCCAGTAATCTTGACGTGTCCTTCCTCCGTCTTCTGAATAAACACCATGGCCATTTTATCACGTAAGTCACATTGTATTGTATACAATTATTGACTGCATCCCCACTTAGCTAAGTGTTTAAAGTCCATTTAGGAATTAGCTAAGTGTTGGCCAGGGCCATGCTACTGTGAATTCTGGCCACCccatgcttattattattattagtagtagtagtagtagtaatagaagtagtagtagcaatatttgtaatattagtaatagtattaatagtacTACTAGAAGTAGtactaatagtaatagtagtgctaacagtagcagtaatagtagtagtagtaatattaatgctagtagtagaagtagtaataataataataataataataataataatagtagttgtaAAGGTCTGGTTACGACCCAGTGTAGCCCATTTATTCCTAAACACAGTCTGCCACATACTCTAACATTCTACCCCGTCCATAGGACCACCACTGGTCGAATCTTATTTggcacagcagtgacactgacatggtAGCTGGGCATTAGTGTTGTACTGGTATGTATGTATCAGGCGCACCAGCATTGCTTGGATTTTTAAACACTATTTTACTATCACTGCTGGGCTGAGGAACAGTCCACCAACTGAATATATCCAGCCAAAAGAAGTGCTTTTGTCACAAACAACACAAATGAAGGGCCAAAATCACAATACACAGAGGGTATGGAAAAATTGTGTACCCTCAAGATGAAGTCTAATAATGTGGCCAGTAAAAATATTAAGAGAAATATACAGCACTACGGATAGGGTAGAGGAGGGCTGACAAATTACATTACTACAAAGTGCATCTGTGTGGTAGGTTTACCTGATAACGTGATTAATGCCAATACCACAAGGTTTTCTTGCCCATGTAATAAGTACAGATCAGCAGCGCTGCtgaatgtatttaaataaaaaagaaccaGAGTCAATCCAAACCAGTTGATTATTATAGCTTAATTGGTACCATGTTAAGTAATTTGCATACTCTCTTTAGATTATCCTTATTCGGACAGGTTTGGTCTTCCAGGCTAAATATTTCATgatttttgctcatatttgaatgtattaattgtttgtttggtttttttttttttacaattaattGTACTTGATTACTTTTATCAGCTAAAAATTGTGTATAAACAGTAGACATAAAGATAGAAGACTGTTATTCAGATGTTCTGAACAACTCTAAAGAGTTTCACTTCATTCAAACACACTATTTTAATATCCAAACCACTGTGCCACCAGAGCACACAGTGACTGATAAGCAGCTCAAAGCCAAGAGTATgtgcaaacaaaacatgttGTCATTCAATCAAGAACAAGTCCAGGCTGTTAATGTACATACATCTAAGCGAATGCCAcgacaatgtgaaatgttgatgCACATACACATCTTTGAATGCCAACTACGGCAGGAGTGCATAAATTTCTCACAACGTGATTAGAAAATATCCAGTGACGCAGGtgtccattttctttttttttttgtttaacatgtttatgaCCTCATGGGAGTCTTTTAATGTAGAgatcaaatgatttttttaaaaatctgatgtgGAAAAAGGTGCTAATAAGAAGTGGCACTAATAAGTCCAGACAAAATGTCGGTTAACCTTGAAACCTGAAGTCATGTCCTGTTCTTTTTAAATAGTTTAGGCCACAGAGCATGGACCCATGATGGCTATAAATTCAGGTTTCCAAAAATCATTCAAGCACACGTGCTAAAATTGTTATGGATATTTACACAAGCGAGGGAAAACTTCTCAAGTACCAAATCAagaggtgggaaaaaaaacaaaccgcTGAGATCAAAAAGCTATAAATCATCTTGATTGTGGTATTATATGAATACTGATAGTATGCGTGTCCGAAGGATGACTAACACACCACCGTCAAGCTGGTCTCAGTCAACACAGCCTCTGTTGTAGAATTTGAAGGGCCCTTGTTTAGCTTGTTTGCGCAGAGAACACCCATATTTACCTGGGTATTGAGGAAAGCCTGGGCTTTATGAACTGAGTCAATAATGACCTAGATGTCTTATCAGTGATAGGACAAAACCCTCTGAGCCAAGCTGCAGTAAAATTCTCCAATAGTGTGGAGCATTGCAGATTTAAGGACTTTGCTCTCACAATATTTGCTTGGCGTACGAAGACAGCTCAGAGTATTGACTAGTTACAGCCAGGCCACACCTGCAACCATTATGGTACTACATTTTACAATATCTCACTCTGAGCCATGTTTATTATGCTCTTAAAAGCCGACCAataattcaatttttttttttttaaatgtttacaacTGCATGTTTATAGGCATAATACACTTGCATGGAAGAGTGCCAGTAAAGCAGCAATAAGCCAAAGGTTGATAAAACCACATAACCTAGATTTGGATGTTTTCAGTAAGCAACAGAATATTAGGTTTACTCATCTAGTCTGCAAGCAGCATCTCATCAGTGGTGTGAATGCCGAGAACGCTGATCTCGGCATTCACAACACTTCGGAAAAACTTCGGACAATAAcctttaaaacactgaaactaATGAACGAAATCTGTCACCAAAAGTGTAAATTCTCACACAAATAAAGCAATGAGGCTTGAtctaataaagtttattttcttaaaaatgaccagtttcctttttcttttgttttctagGAAATTAAACCCTTTTTGAATTCACACTAGCATCTACATAATGGTTATTGAATACTTCACAATATATTAAGTCTAGATGTTATGGTACATGCATACAATTGCGGCGGCATGAGAAGCCACAGTCACCACATTACACAGAGATGGGGGATGAAGAGAGGGGGCAAAAAGACAATGAGGCCGTAGAGACTTGTGTTTCAGCTTCGAAGAGGCCAGGGCCTTAAAACATGGCAAACTCCAGCAATGCTTTTCAATTATATTCATCACTCAAAAACAGACACGGAATGGGCCATGggtcaaaagaaaaaaatatatccgaATAAAATTGGGAGATATACTCATTGCTGTCCATGAAATTAACTCTATGGCCAAGAATAAAAGCGTAAATGAAGCAGAACTTCacataaacattaatataacTGTTCCAGTGTTCACAAACACTTCCATTTCCTTTGGGACCTTATTAGCACTTTAAAGTCTGGTTAGAAATCACTTTCCCCAATGTTTAGgcagacatttatttatattaaaaaacaaacaaacaaaaaaacccctaaaagtGTAATGTCCCTGTTTGTCTAAATGGCAGTGAAAGGTGAAGCAAACACTGAGCTTTGGGACCACACGTAGGCTTTATAAGAGTCACAGCCAGAGGAAGTCtataaaaatgaatttaaaaaacaaaaaagaaaacaaaaataaataataaaaagaaagaaagaaaaaaaaaaaagaaaaaaaaaaccccaccacacACTGACACCCGCTTCTTACCTTGCCTATCGAAAACCATAGCTGGAGGACATTGTAGTGTTTTCCaaatcttgtttgtttttttcactattCCTCTTTCACAGAAAGAATTTATATGCTGAGACACAGTATGATTACAAGCCTAACATGCGCTAAcgaaaatattaataacaataataattataatatataataaaataaaagacattcAAATACTGTAAGATTTTTGCTTGAAAATACAAAACTACATGAGAAAGCATTAAAATCATATTTGTTGATCAGAATAACATTaacgtttaaaataaaatttaaaaaaaaaaggggggggaaaagaaagaaaaaaaagcaagtgctaaccacatttttttcaaattttttttttttttataccataCATATAACCAGCAAATCTGTTACCTAGAAACAGTTGCCAAGGAAGCCATGTCATCATGGCTCTCCCTCTTATCCAGGCAGCGTCTCTGGGGGAGGGGTGACGGCTGTGTGTTTCTGGCCACCGTTACGTCTGTACAAAACTGCAAAAGAACTTCACCTGAACCTGCACGCATCAGAGACTGCACAGGCTTATCGGTTCGGACGTTTCCGTCATTCTTCTGCTGAAAGTTGATGCCGCTTTCATTTCTTCTCTTAATCTCCAGAATCCTGAGTCAACATATTGCTTCTCTGTGCAGCTCTTAACTCTTCCAAAGCTTTAGTCAACTAATAACTCTTTGCAGATGGAGAGCCAACTGAAAACGAACAGGGAATCTCTCGCATCCGCTTGCAtcagaacccttttttttttttagcaatatAGACACATCTCTATCCAGTAAACAGGTAGAGATCCAAAGGAGTCCCATGTCTCCGCTCGAAAATGGTTTCCTTTACCGTACAACAATTGATTCAAGTCTAAAGAGTTTGTCGTCCTGTCATTTTGTATGCAGAGTCTTTCTAAGACCAAGACCAAAGTTATAGAAGCTCTTGCTTTGTAGACAGGATAAAATTAAAGACCAGGGTGTTGAGATGGAGAACAGGTTGAGCCTCAGTTGTGTTGTAATGTGTTCGACTCTATAGGAGGTGCCGAGTCATACAGAGTGTCCGTGTCGTGTGTCGGCTCTCCGGCTAATGTGCAAGGGTTTGACAGGGTTCCCGCACCACAGTCACAGAAAAACCTACGTGGATTAGATCAGTCATGCAATGGATtagaccattttatttatttattttttaaagttttaatcaaTATAGTATTAATTATGAACGACAAAACCGCAGGACTAACCTATCATGTCGTATAAACTCGACATCATGCCCTTGGTGGCACTTCTTAATACAATTCACACAGATTGCATTTCTGTCTGTTGTGTTACAGGTGTGGCACCTGAATCcgcaaaagaggaaaaaaaaggaaattacaTGAGTACACCGTAAACTTCGGTAAAATTCCAGGCACGTTTCAATGAGGTGATCACCACACCAGTTACTGTACCTGTAAAAATCGTGCATGGGATAGCTGGTGTAACTGGAAATCTTGTACAGGCACTGACCTCTGCTCACAGCTTTCTCTATGGCATCCTGATTGTTCATGATTTTGTTGTCTGAAGAATTAACAAGGAACAGTTGCATTACCTGTCGTGCGTTGCATTAGATGTCTGTTTTGGCATTCAACAACAATAATTACCTTTCATCGTGACATTGACACCAGAGGCGAGAAACAGCCCTCCAAATCTGTTATTGAATATTTGATTGCCTTCTAAGGTTGCTGTAGCATGGTTTGTTATCTCGATACCTAGACAgaagaaatgataaataaatgaaagcaatcataaagcgaaaaaaaaaacaaaaaaaaaaacaaacaaacaaacaaaaaaaaacctgttttgCAAACCGTACAACGGCCAACTGACCTGCAGCAAAGCCATCAAATATTCGGTTCTTCCTCAACACTGGGTGACTGTTGGTACTAATCAGGACACCAGCCTGGGCATTTCTGAAGATGTCGTTTTCCTCCAACAATCCTGCATGCAGGAACATTTACAGCAGTGTCCAAACCCATAATCAGATCACACTGGGTCCAACCACAGTGCTGTTCATTCGCATTTCTAAAGACTTTCTTGAGCCTTACCCCTTCCGCCATTGAATATGCAGATACCGCCATCCCGGCCATCATGGATCTTGTTCCTGCGTAGGGTGGGGTTGCTGTCGGTCTTGATCCATACTCCCGCCATGGCGTTGTCAAATATCTCATTGTCCTCAATGAAGCCCAATCCTGAGGGGGTGGGGGTaaaccataaatgttaaacactgtTGTTCTGTATTACAAGCAGATCCATAATCCAAAAATAACTACTTTAGCTGCAGTGACACGGCTCTAATACAACCGGGGGGGCACACTAGGATTGGCCAGTTTGGGCTCAGAGCTCCATTAAGCGCTTTAATGGAGGACGGCGGTGCCACATAATTAAACTTACCAGAGTTGTAAACAAGAATGCCTCCATTCTGCCCTCCCCAGATTTTGTTTCGTCTAATCTTAGGGTTGCTTCCAGTTCTACGTCAACACGAAAAAAGGACTGAATATGTTGTAGGTATGCAATTAACAAATATTTGCAACAGATGCAATGgagtcctcacacacacacactgatataaCAGGCACAAACTGCAGTGATTGAGTACCGTGATTACCTGATTTGTACACCAGAGTACATGTGGTTGTAGATATCATTATCTTCCAATACTCCATGACCATTATCATAGAAATACACGCCAACCTATGAACAGAAATCACTCAGAATTTAGAATGAAAGTAATAAAAAGCAAAGAAAGTAAAGTAATACATGAGATGGAGAAGGTGAAAGATCTCCCCACCTGTTTGCCACTGTGTATCCTGTTCCGCCGGAGCACCGGCGTGCTCCCTGTGGTCACCCACACTCCAGCCAGAGTGTTGCTATATACTTCATTCTCCTCAATAACACCCTGACCCTTCTCGTGCTACAAACATGTGTGAGCGTAACACACATCATTAGTCAAGACCAGGAAACGAATATAATTATTTGataattttgatattttgaaTTTAATCATTTGATAATTAAAACTAGGTCATTTTaatctatataaaaaaataaaaaaaaaaaccctaatttATAAATAcctaatatataatttataaatacCTAATTTATAAATCTGCACTCACCACATAGATTCCTCCATGCTGTCCATCATGTATCTTGTTGTGTCTGACTATAGGGCAGCTGTTGGTTCGGATCTGAATGCCAGCCAGGGCGTTTCCATAAATATCATTACCCTCTATGAGACCTCTGCCATCACCAAATATGTAAACACCCCCTTGGTTTCCATTGAAGATGGCATTACCCCTGCAGGTAAAATACAAGGCATAACTGAGTACTGTAAAAGTTAAGACAAAAATAAGCATCTGTAATTTAGCCTGTCCATTATTTAATCTGAATACATACATCACACAAGCCAAACTATAGTGAGTTTTGAACATCTACAGAACACATAAGACAACTCCAAGAACAACCTGGTCCTAAAGTTTCACACCCCAccaaggagaaagaaaaacggACAGGTAAGGAACACTAACCTAATGGTTGGGTCACTGTTTGATGTGATCCACACGCCAGCAAAGTTATTCGCGTAGATCTTATTCTCTATGAACTGGCCCCGGCCCTTCTCGTGGACATAGATGCCCCCTGTTTGGCCATGGTGAATTTCACAGCGCACCACTGTGGGGTTGGCATACGCCTTTACCTCAAAACCTGCAATTCTGTTTCTGTGGATGTTGCAGCTCTCAAAGTAGCCCTGTAGAGGGagaacgagaaaaaaaaaaaaaaaaaaaaaaaaaaaaaaaggcttcacTTAATGGCTGGTAGAGCACAATGAGATCATAAAGTCAAAATGGAGCCTTGATCctaccatgccatggtcaaacgTGAACACGCCAACATCTCGGCCATGATGGATATGGTTCCTCCTGATGATGGGGTTGCCATGGTTTTTCACCCAGATCCCCGCTAATGCATTGTTGGAGATTTCATTATCTTCATAAATGCCCTAGAAATGTCAAACAAACCCAATTACGACGCCAGCTCTCCACTGCTGGCTCCAGCACAGCTTATAATTGTAAAAGTGTTCACTATCCTATATAACCAGATGTTATTTTGCTGATATATTTGGTAAAATGTCTATTTTGACTTTCAGTATTCATGCACGTCATTGTACAAAAAACAGTGGTTTTAAACAGGGATCTCACCCGCACATGTAGTTGTGTGTAACTACACAGCAGCAATACAGTGTTACATTAGCTGTAATGTTCTTCAGTATTGCCTAGTTATATAATAGGTATAAGGAAATGCTTATTGCTTAAACCTTGTGAGTCCACAAGAGGGCTCCCTTGAATAAGAGTAAATACTGCAGTCATCTACAAGTCTGGGAACGATACCAGACTTGTGAATTCATGACACAAGCCATGTTACTGCCATGACTAATAGTGAAAATGCTGCACAAATAAAAGCAGTTCATTTTAACCAGCTTCAAGCCTGTGTATCCAAACATAGGACCTGTGAGTCCTGTTGTGTTGGCTCCAGACTGCATTACACAGCACCACATTAACGCAGTACCTGTGTAGCCATCTTATTTCAGCAGATCGGGTATTAAACCATGTGGGGCATAGAAACAGCCATGTAGGAATAAGGCTGTGAATTGACTGACAGGGTGACTGTGGGATAGTGTTGTATGAAACATTTAGACAACAGTCTTTTAGTTTCTATGCATATGAATGCtcagaaatgtattaatttcTACACATTATGCTTATATTCCATGCGGTTGAGCACCTCCTCTTCAAAAACAGAAGCGAACATTTAATTTAGCATATTTCAAACCTAAACCATTTCCATCTTTTTTGTTCACTTAAAGAAAAACACCTTTAATATTTCCACAAATATTTCCAATGATCTAAAAAGACAAGTGTTATAAGTTTGCGTCAAAGTTGGACGAtaagttccagaatgcaatgcagcgaCAGCAGAGTTGCCCTGTTGTAGTTAAGGAGCAAGGTCAGCAACCAACTCGGCTCAGCTAGTTAGTGATCTAGACAGGGTACGTACAGATGCTTCAGAATTCCAGGACTTTTCACACactaattttgttgttttcaaggactatacaacagctgttaaacaaacattcttttcttctcataaaataatatatatatatatatatatataaagtagtaAAACAACCATTTTTATATGGCACCTTTCCCAGACATGCTGGagtaaatttgcatttcccatgTACCGTTTCATCTTCACCATAACGTCAATATACCAACAACTTTCAATGGAAAGTCACTAAATGGTGTCATGAGCagattagcatttttttttataataataataaaaaaaaaaaataatagcatttacatatttttctgttgtcagacaacggaacgagtatgaaatagtggCTAAAAGGTGGCGCGTTAAGAGACTTCATGTTAACCAACAGTCACTTCCATTCTGCTGCtctgctaaaatcctgattttataaccgCAGCATCGTCTGACAAAATCACCACATGCCCGAGTTAAAAACAACGGCTGCACGGTGATGTCGGCAGTGTTGAGGAAGCAAGCTACTTGTTGAAAAACTGTATAATTCTGCATATATGTATTCTTGACCTCTTACACAAATAGCTAAGAGCTCCATTATTATAGTCGTTGTATTATcatattgaccacaaaaaagACAGGATCACTGCAGGAACATTAAcacttttgggcacaacaataGTTTCCTTACACCCAAcccctccccccccaaaaaagtcaTCCCATAAGTATGTCAATGCTATTGCTGTGAAtgatataattcaaatcattacttatttaaaaagacgatactgtttaaaatgagaactttAAGGATGTAGCTTTAAAGACGTATTTGTTGCAGTGACCAAATCACCAAAGACCTTACATTTTACAAAAGGTACATACATGCTTTAGCAagtctgccaaaaaaaaaaaaaaaaaaaaaaaaaaaaaaaaaaaaaaaagggtgaacGGATAAATGCTGGctctcttcttctcagtgatgagCAGGTGTCAAACGGAAAGCtgtgcagcgccaccttgtgtaccgGGGTATTTCATATTTCTTCATTAAGCACCAcctactgtcagggagtgaagTTGCACATTCAGCTTGTCGCCGCCTTTAACACCACGGCgtgaacacaaacacagtgaAAAACAGACCATTTAACGCGCTATGAAACACACCCTGGTGTGTACAGGCCCTTACTGCATGAatgtggcgtggcatggaggcaatcagcctgtggcactgctgaggtgttacagaagcccaggttgctttgatagcaacTTTCAGCTCGTCTATAtcgttgggtctggtgtctttCATAGATGGGGAcatctatggggttcaggtcaggcgagttgtttggccaatcaagcacagtaataccacgatCAGCAAACCatttactagtagttttggaaCTGTGGGAAGGTTCACAGTGCTGctagaaaaggaaatcagcatctccataaagcttgtcagcagatggaagcaggaagtgctctaaaatctcctggtagacactgcatcgactctcgacttgagaaaacacagtggaccgacACCACCAGATGACAAGGCACACCAAATCATCagtgactgtggaaacttcacactggacttcaagcaacttggattctgtgtcgctccactcttcctccagactctgggaccttgatttccaaatgaaatgcaaaatttctttcatcttccccatgattgtagttgtgtgtactgaaccagactgagattAAAGGCCCAGGAAatctttgcaggtgttttgagttaattagctgattatagctcttctcaggtcgacatttctgtattataaattctgtaTGCTAAAACTaagatgctggatttttgatttccatgagctgtaagccataatcatcaagat
This is a stretch of genomic DNA from Ictalurus punctatus breed USDA103 chromosome 13, Coco_2.0, whole genome shotgun sequence. It encodes these proteins:
- the fbxo11b gene encoding F-box only protein 11, with the translated sequence MNSVRATNRRPRRVSRPRPVQPERNNGERDEDVPADMVAEESGPGAQNSPYQLRRKSLLPKRTTCPTKSSMEGASTSATETFGHRAKRARVSGKSQDLPASPAEQYLQEKLPDEVVLKIFSYLLEQDLCQAACVCKRFSELANDPILWKRLYMEVFEYTRPMMHPEPGKFYQINPEEYEQPNPWKESFQQLYKGAHVKPGFAEHFYSNPARYKGRENMLYYDTIEDALGGVQEAHFDGLIFVHSGIYTDEWIYIESPITMIGAAPGKVADKVVIENTRDSTFVFMEGSEDAYVGYMTIRFNPDDKSAQHHNAHHCLEITVNCSPNIDHCIIRSTCTVGSAVCVSGQGACPTIKHCNISDCENVGLYITDHAQGIYEDNEISNNALAGIWVKNHGNPIIRRNHIHHGRDVGVFTFDHGMGYFESCNIHRNRIAGFEVKAYANPTVVRCEIHHGQTGGIYVHEKGRGQFIENKIYANNFAGVWITSNSDPTIRGNAIFNGNQGGVYIFGDGRGLIEGNDIYGNALAGIQIRTNSCPIVRHNKIHDGQHGGIYVHEKGQGVIEENEVYSNTLAGVWVTTGSTPVLRRNRIHSGKQVGVYFYDNGHGVLEDNDIYNHMYSGVQIRTGSNPKIRRNKIWGGQNGGILVYNSGLGFIEDNEIFDNAMAGVWIKTDSNPTLRRNKIHDGRDGGICIFNGGRGLLEENDIFRNAQAGVLISTNSHPVLRKNRIFDGFAAGIEITNHATATLEGNQIFNNRFGGLFLASGVNVTMKDNKIMNNQDAIEKAVSRGQCLYKISSYTSYPMHDFYRCHTCNTTDRNAICVNCIKKCHQGHDVEFIRHDRFFCDCGAGTLSNPCTLAGEPTHDTDTLYDSAPPIESNTLQHN